Proteins found in one Kangiella sediminilitoris genomic segment:
- a CDS encoding PQQ-dependent sugar dehydrogenase — translation MKNIAVLILLLLGSAQAADVPENFNIEIFAPDVEGARQMALSDSGIIYAGTRKAGKVYAIEDTDGDYKADNVYTIIEDLYMPSGVTYHDGDLYVAEVDKILRFKDIDKNYKETPEPEVVYDNLPDKSHHGWKYIKFGPDGRLYIPIGVPCNVCDEEDKRFGTIISVDLETKEREFVATGVRNSVGFDWHPVTGELWFTDNGRDWLGDDEPACELNKVSESGEFFGFPYIHGEDFPDPAFGEKLGDREFTAPEWEFQAHVAPLGMHFYTGEMFPASYKNSIFVTQHGSWNRSTKVGYKVVRLTLEDNKVVSQEDFITGWLVDGEVKGRPNDVIQLPDGSLLVSDDGFGKIYRVTYQK, via the coding sequence ATGAAAAACATTGCGGTATTAATTTTATTGTTGTTGGGCAGCGCTCAGGCAGCAGATGTACCAGAGAATTTCAATATTGAAATATTCGCACCCGATGTTGAAGGCGCCAGGCAAATGGCTTTATCGGATAGCGGGATAATTTATGCTGGTACTCGTAAAGCGGGTAAAGTGTATGCAATTGAAGATACTGATGGCGATTATAAGGCAGACAATGTCTACACGATTATTGAAGATCTCTATATGCCTAGTGGTGTGACATATCACGATGGAGACCTATACGTTGCAGAAGTTGACAAGATCCTTCGTTTTAAAGATATCGATAAAAATTATAAAGAAACTCCTGAGCCTGAAGTGGTTTATGACAACCTTCCGGATAAAAGTCATCATGGTTGGAAGTATATCAAGTTTGGCCCCGATGGCCGCCTATACATCCCGATTGGCGTACCTTGTAACGTATGTGATGAAGAGGATAAGCGATTTGGAACCATTATCAGCGTAGACCTTGAAACTAAAGAAAGAGAGTTTGTTGCGACCGGAGTACGGAATAGTGTTGGTTTTGATTGGCATCCAGTCACCGGCGAGCTTTGGTTTACGGATAACGGGCGTGACTGGCTAGGGGATGATGAGCCCGCCTGTGAATTAAACAAGGTTTCAGAAAGTGGCGAGTTTTTTGGATTTCCTTATATTCATGGAGAAGACTTTCCAGATCCAGCCTTTGGTGAAAAGCTGGGTGACCGCGAGTTTACTGCCCCAGAATGGGAGTTCCAGGCACACGTAGCACCATTAGGAATGCACTTCTACACCGGTGAGATGTTCCCAGCATCTTATAAGAACTCAATATTTGTGACCCAGCATGGTTCATGGAACCGAAGCACTAAGGTTGGATATAAAGTCGTGCGATTAACACTTGAAGATAATAAAGTTGTATCACAAGAAGACTTTATAACCGGCTGGCTGGTTGATGGTGAAGTAAAAGGGCGACCCAATGACGTTATTCAGTTACCAGACGGTTCATTGCTGGTATCGGATGATGGGTTTGGAAAAATTTATCGAGTAACTTACCAGAAATAG
- a CDS encoding S9 family peptidase — protein sequence MNYVRTLLNGALLVTVGTGFTSVQADTGEDMLTVERIYADPSLTGPAPRSVKLSPDGQRATFLKGKEDEQERLDLWEYNLADKQSRMLVDSANLMPGEEKLSDEEKARRERMRLFAKGIINYYWGDDGETLLFPLGGDIFVYDLNKASEDATKQLTQTEAYETDVKLSPDGKSVSFIRDQDIFLVDIDTGKERQLTFDGEGTIKNGMAEFVAQEEMGRLTGYWWSPDSKKLAYLKVDESPVNVEKRYEINAEDFTVFEQRYPSTGTKNVTIKLGVLDLKSGETTWIDTGDEQDIYIPRVKWLRNSQQVSFQWQSRDQKTLKLMFADIETGKSHKVITETADTWINLTKDLYFLKGREAFVWTSERSGFRHIYLYDLKGNLINQLTSGDWVVNEVYGVDEESGLIYFDANKESPLQQDLYSVPVNGNGDIKKITEGEGVHTVSFSKNMELFVDYFSSVKQPPQVSLRRADGTLITWLEKNELNKEHPYYSYFQKAPQPEFGTIKAEDGQQMYYRLYKPTEMKKGKQYPVIVDVYGGPHAQRVQNVWGARNTYWHHMMADRGFVVFSLDNRGSWNRGKAFEDPIYRKLGEVEVKDQVKGVEFLKTLPFVDPERIGMFGWSYGGYMTIMSMFKKPDVFKVGVSVAPVTDWYLYDTHYTERYLAHPDENKEGYEASNVFPYLEGLKGDLMIIHGMADDNVLFTNSTKLFKALQDANKPFDMMNYPGSKHSIWGQKTRTHVFNTITDFFEENLK from the coding sequence ATGAATTATGTTAGGACCTTGTTGAACGGAGCTCTATTAGTGACAGTAGGAACAGGTTTTACGTCGGTACAGGCTGATACAGGTGAAGATATGTTAACGGTTGAGCGCATTTACGCAGATCCTTCTTTAACGGGCCCAGCACCACGTTCTGTCAAACTTTCTCCTGATGGGCAGCGTGCGACCTTCTTGAAGGGAAAAGAAGATGAGCAGGAACGTTTGGACTTGTGGGAATATAATCTGGCAGATAAGCAATCCCGGATGTTGGTAGATTCTGCGAATTTAATGCCAGGGGAAGAAAAACTGTCGGACGAAGAAAAAGCTCGACGTGAGCGTATGCGTTTATTTGCCAAGGGTATCATCAACTATTACTGGGGTGATGATGGCGAAACTCTGTTATTCCCACTAGGTGGCGATATTTTCGTTTATGATTTAAACAAGGCCTCTGAAGATGCGACCAAACAGCTGACCCAGACCGAAGCTTATGAAACCGATGTAAAACTTTCTCCTGACGGTAAAAGCGTCTCGTTTATCCGTGATCAGGACATCTTTCTGGTGGATATAGATACAGGAAAAGAACGCCAGTTGACCTTCGATGGAGAGGGTACCATCAAAAATGGTATGGCTGAGTTTGTAGCACAGGAAGAAATGGGCAGGCTGACTGGATATTGGTGGTCACCGGATAGTAAGAAACTGGCATATTTGAAGGTTGATGAGTCTCCGGTAAATGTTGAAAAGCGTTATGAAATTAACGCCGAAGACTTTACTGTATTCGAACAGCGCTATCCGAGCACAGGTACTAAAAACGTCACTATAAAGCTGGGGGTACTTGATTTAAAAAGTGGTGAAACTACTTGGATAGACACTGGGGACGAGCAGGATATCTATATACCACGTGTAAAGTGGTTACGAAATTCCCAGCAGGTTTCTTTTCAGTGGCAAAGTCGTGATCAAAAAACGTTAAAGCTTATGTTTGCTGATATAGAGACTGGAAAGTCACATAAGGTTATAACTGAAACCGCTGATACCTGGATTAACCTAACCAAAGACCTATATTTCCTAAAAGGGCGCGAAGCCTTTGTCTGGACTTCAGAGCGAAGTGGGTTCCGACATATCTACCTGTATGATCTGAAAGGGAATTTAATCAATCAACTGACTAGCGGAGATTGGGTTGTTAATGAGGTGTACGGTGTCGATGAAGAATCTGGGTTGATTTACTTTGATGCTAATAAAGAAAGTCCACTGCAACAAGATTTATATTCTGTCCCTGTGAATGGCAATGGTGATATCAAAAAGATTACAGAGGGTGAGGGGGTTCACACTGTCAGCTTTTCAAAAAATATGGAGCTATTTGTAGATTACTTTTCCTCGGTTAAGCAGCCACCACAGGTCAGCTTACGAAGGGCTGATGGAACATTAATTACCTGGCTGGAGAAAAATGAGCTAAACAAAGAACATCCTTATTACAGTTACTTTCAAAAAGCACCTCAACCTGAATTCGGTACTATCAAAGCTGAGGACGGCCAGCAGATGTATTACCGACTGTATAAGCCAACTGAAATGAAGAAGGGAAAGCAGTACCCGGTTATTGTTGATGTTTATGGTGGGCCTCATGCGCAGCGAGTACAAAACGTTTGGGGGGCACGTAACACCTATTGGCACCATATGATGGCAGATAGGGGTTTTGTGGTCTTCTCGTTAGATAACCGTGGCTCCTGGAATCGAGGTAAAGCTTTTGAGGATCCCATTTACCGTAAACTGGGTGAAGTAGAAGTTAAGGATCAGGTAAAAGGTGTCGAGTTCTTAAAGACCTTACCGTTTGTCGATCCTGAGCGAATTGGTATGTTCGGGTGGTCCTATGGCGGCTACATGACCATCATGAGTATGTTTAAAAAACCGGACGTATTTAAAGTCGGTGTTTCAGTAGCACCAGTGACAGACTGGTATCTTTACGATACACACTATACAGAGCGTTATCTTGCTCACCCGGATGAGAATAAGGAAGGTTATGAAGCAAGTAATGTTTTCCCTTACCTTGAAGGCTTAAAGGGTGACCTGATGATCATACATGGCATGGCAGATGATAACGTCTTGTTTACTAACAGTACTAAGTTATTTAAAGCCTTGCAGGATGCCAATAAACCGTTCGATATGATGAACTATCCGGGAAGTAAACACTCTATATGGGGTCAGAAAACACGAACCCATGTCTTTAATACAATTACCGATTTTTTTGAAGAGAACCTAAAGTAA
- a CDS encoding DMT family transporter, with protein sequence MHTVSGRWQLGLILSLTTVFLWGLLPIALKGVLLQMDAVTVTWYRFAVAGIFLFFYMLFRRRIPSLKALKGFAGLLMLIAVLGLCANYVFYLFGVDKITPSSAQVMIQTAPMFMLLGGLIVFKESFNKWQWLGFCSFVIGLILFFNMRFEEILNNIDGAYTVGLFWMFLAAITWAGYALAQKQLLNTYSSNQIMFIIYITCVFILLPWSEPSQVMPLNTLGWGLLVFCCLNTIVAYGAFAEALAHWEATRVSAILALTPLVTILAMKVVAYFFPAYLPSEPLNALSIVGSIMVVLGSATTALAGKRKSKIIKKSPSP encoded by the coding sequence ATGCACACTGTATCCGGTCGCTGGCAATTAGGCCTGATCTTATCCCTGACGACAGTATTTCTTTGGGGTTTACTTCCAATCGCGCTAAAGGGTGTCCTATTACAGATGGATGCCGTCACCGTTACCTGGTATCGCTTCGCAGTAGCCGGTATTTTCCTATTTTTTTACATGCTGTTCAGAAGACGTATCCCAAGCCTGAAAGCTTTAAAAGGATTTGCGGGTCTATTAATGCTTATCGCGGTTCTCGGACTTTGCGCGAACTATGTGTTTTATTTATTTGGTGTGGACAAGATAACGCCAAGTAGCGCTCAGGTAATGATTCAAACGGCACCAATGTTCATGCTTCTGGGAGGCTTAATTGTTTTTAAAGAGAGCTTCAACAAATGGCAGTGGCTAGGATTCTGTAGTTTTGTTATTGGGCTGATATTATTCTTCAATATGCGTTTCGAGGAAATCCTTAACAATATCGACGGAGCCTATACTGTTGGATTGTTCTGGATGTTCCTGGCAGCGATTACCTGGGCTGGCTATGCTTTGGCACAAAAACAACTGCTGAATACCTATAGCTCTAACCAGATCATGTTCATTATTTATATTACCTGTGTATTCATCCTATTGCCTTGGAGCGAACCCTCTCAGGTCATGCCATTAAATACACTGGGCTGGGGGTTATTAGTTTTCTGCTGCCTGAACACTATCGTCGCCTATGGAGCCTTCGCAGAAGCACTGGCCCATTGGGAAGCAACAAGAGTTAGCGCTATTCTCGCTCTAACGCCCCTTGTAACCATCCTGGCGATGAAAGTAGTTGCTTACTTTTTCCCAGCATACCTTCCTTCAGAGCCGCTAAATGCACTAAGCATCGTTGGTTCTATTATGGTCGTTCTAGGTTCGGCAACGACCGCATTGGCAGGCAAGCGAAAATCAAAAATAATTAAAAAGTCGCCCTCTCCTTAA